Proteins found in one Micropterus dolomieu isolate WLL.071019.BEF.003 ecotype Adirondacks linkage group LG10, ASM2129224v1, whole genome shotgun sequence genomic segment:
- the LOC123977688 gene encoding protein FAM177A1-like isoform X2, whose translation MADISLYLTNVNVSIGQTMDVEQSQSPHPCKDFESVELGELDKREEQQQREKVPRRIIHFSSGETMEEYSTDEEEGEEKEPERKDLLSSPVDASKLTWGPYFWFHMWRAATSTISACDYLGERMASLFGITSAKYQYAIDEYYRMKKEREEEKEENCLSEEAERSFDQLRSQEDVDEPITMADHPEVATAQPDVSYQIENESQAPSSTIRVPAIVTAT comes from the exons ATGGCCGATATATCACTGTATCTCACTAACGTTAATGTGTCGATAGGACAGACCATGGATGTGGAGCAG AGTCAGAGCCCTCACCCCTGTAAAGACTTTGAGAGTGTGGAGCTGGGGGAGCTGGACAAGAGAGAggaacagcagcagagggagaagGTTCCTCGCAGGATTATCCATTTCTCCAGCGGGGAGACCATGGAGGAGTACAGCACCGacgaggaggagggagaggaaaaggagCCAGAGAGGAAAGACCTGCTGTCCTCCCCAGTCGATGCG tcaaAGTTGACCTGGGGTCCATACTTCTGGTTTCACATGTGGAGAGCTGCCACGTCCACCATCTCAG CCTGTGACTACCTTGGGGAGAGGATGGCCTCCCTGTTCGGGATAACATCCGCCAAATATCAGTACGCTATAGATGAATACTACAGGATGAAGAAAGAG agggaggaagagaaagaggaaaactgCCTGTCAGAAGAAGCAGAACGATCCTTTGACCAGCTACGGTCTCAGGAAGATGTGGACGAACCGATCACCATGGCAGACCATCCAGAGGTGGCCACGGCTCAGCCTGACGTGTCCTATCAGATTGAGAATGAAAGCCAGGCACCCTCGAGCACCATCAGAGTCCCTGCTATTGTCACTGCAACCTAA
- the LOC123977688 gene encoding protein FAM177A1-like isoform X1, producing MADISLYLTNVNVSIGQTMDVEQSQSPHPCKDFESVELGELDKREEQQQREKVPRRIIHFSSGETMEEYSTDEEEGEEKEPERKDLLSSPVDAVRSKLTWGPYFWFHMWRAATSTISACDYLGERMASLFGITSAKYQYAIDEYYRMKKEREEEKEENCLSEEAERSFDQLRSQEDVDEPITMADHPEVATAQPDVSYQIENESQAPSSTIRVPAIVTAT from the exons ATGGCCGATATATCACTGTATCTCACTAACGTTAATGTGTCGATAGGACAGACCATGGATGTGGAGCAG AGTCAGAGCCCTCACCCCTGTAAAGACTTTGAGAGTGTGGAGCTGGGGGAGCTGGACAAGAGAGAggaacagcagcagagggagaagGTTCCTCGCAGGATTATCCATTTCTCCAGCGGGGAGACCATGGAGGAGTACAGCACCGacgaggaggagggagaggaaaaggagCCAGAGAGGAAAGACCTGCTGTCCTCCCCAGTCGATGCGGTGAGG tcaaAGTTGACCTGGGGTCCATACTTCTGGTTTCACATGTGGAGAGCTGCCACGTCCACCATCTCAG CCTGTGACTACCTTGGGGAGAGGATGGCCTCCCTGTTCGGGATAACATCCGCCAAATATCAGTACGCTATAGATGAATACTACAGGATGAAGAAAGAG agggaggaagagaaagaggaaaactgCCTGTCAGAAGAAGCAGAACGATCCTTTGACCAGCTACGGTCTCAGGAAGATGTGGACGAACCGATCACCATGGCAGACCATCCAGAGGTGGCCACGGCTCAGCCTGACGTGTCCTATCAGATTGAGAATGAAAGCCAGGCACCCTCGAGCACCATCAGAGTCCCTGCTATTGTCACTGCAACCTAA